DNA from Candidatus Micrarchaeia archaeon:
TATCCAGAATTAGTTCCTACTGCATTATCATATTGTAATGCTTGTGGAGTATGTTGTTTAAGAATAAATTGCAAAGCAATGAGCATAGAACAAAAAAAAGATATATGGGATATTAAATGCTCAATTTATGATAGAGATGGAAATAAAATTTTTAATCAATCTGAACTTCCTCCTTTAAATAGAGAACAAACAAGAGTTGAAAGAAGACCTAATATTTGCATTGATTTTAATCCTGCACACGAATATCTAACTTTTGAAATATTTGAAAAATTATTTTATGTTGTTTATGTTGGAGACTGTTATCCTAAAATTAGATCTGATTTAAGTATAACAGCAGATATTTCTCCAAATATAAAAAATAAAAGTGATTTAACAAAGAGACAAAGTTTTATTCTAACTTAACTGCTCTTAATTTTTTGCATATTATTTTTGATTTTATAAAATACTCTATATTAACTAAAACTCATTTATCTTAAAATAATTTAAATATTTTAAGAAATAAAACTCTATTCAATTACTAAGGACAAGGAACATCACAGATTGAAGTCAATCCAGGAATACCACTAAATAATGGAGATGAATAATCACATATATTATCTTCAAAATTAGCTCTATGTGGAGAAAAAATTGAAAAAACATCAGATATTTCATTATCACATATTATATTATTTTTAAATTCATTTTCAATTCCGTCCATGATATAAATACCAATTTTATTATTAATAATTTTATTATCAATAAATTTTATGGGATCAGATATCCCACCAGGAGGTAAAGGAAGAGATAAAACCCAAAGGCCGTTATTATACCCTTCAATTGTATTATTTTTAATTGTTGAATTCCTGCTTAAAATAATCATTCCTTTAGATTCATTTGAAGAAATATTTCTTTTAATTATATTTCTTTGTATACTTATATTTCTAGATGGATAAGAGGTTATAAAACCAGCCCCATTATTTAAAAGAATATTATCCTCAAAAATATTATTAAATCCGTCATCAAGTACAAACCCTACATTAAATCCGCTCACATAACAATTTCTAAAAATAGAATCATTTACTTTATCTAAGTAAAATGCATTTGTAGAATTTTTTCCAATTATCTTATACTTCGTACAATCAAACAAAATATTTTCTGTATTTATATTAAAACAATTCTGTATAT
Protein-coding regions in this window:
- a CDS encoding NosD domain-containing protein, encoding PQLPNILDVFPNAEGIFEYVDGVYVPATEIELNNGYFVNNRITQSEIYCGHPSWEKCFYIEQGWNLIGSYPEKVNKSHLNFNPDKSSFLTFYSFDSTTGRYIEENSLEPGKGYWVLSTYNNTIKMCPNREKLNITCVYECGEIVSEGVHTLCNDIYAENIQNCFNINTENILFDCTKYKIIGKNSTNAFYLDKVNDSIFRNCYVSGFNVGFVLDDGFNNIFEDNILLNNGAGFITSYPSRNISIQRNIIKRNISSNESKGMIILSRNSTIKNNTIEGYNNGLWVLSLPLPPGGISDPIKFIDNKIINNKIGIYIMDGIENEFKNNIICDNEISDVFSIFSPHRANFEDNICDYSSPLFSGIPGLTSICDVPCP